A region from the uncultured Bacteroides sp. genome encodes:
- a CDS encoding histidine kinase, translated as MRSSNEFPSLSKLSSSRMILIISLSLSVIMVYPNTVDFTWHFPESATNSEQISYGLFFFFRYLFFYLLIWILLTVSIQKQKTLAFFKRLINSFWITFIAYTIYVIFSLAISKHVDCFTGILLFQFVITCLFCTFIGYFFTLYAESNNKEKQIEKLKAENLQSLCNALVNQINPHFFFNSLNSVSALVREDEKEKTLEYINKLSGVFRYILQRDKIGLTFLNEELNFLEAFRYTLEVRYENKLKFHIHIDDEKRNLKLPVLSLLPVVENVVKHNIIDSYNPMEITLSTNANDELVIVNPIHEKLDAGESSGIGLENLSKRFELLTGKNIRIEKNNGCFMVYLPLFN; from the coding sequence ATGAGATCATCGAACGAATTTCCCTCATTAAGCAAGCTATCATCAAGCAGGATGATACTTATAATAAGTTTATCTCTGTCTGTAATCATGGTTTATCCGAATACAGTAGATTTTACTTGGCATTTCCCCGAATCAGCCACAAATTCCGAACAGATATCTTATGGATTATTTTTCTTTTTCAGGTACCTGTTTTTCTATCTTTTGATTTGGATTCTTTTAACCGTTAGCATACAAAAGCAAAAAACACTGGCCTTTTTCAAAAGACTTATCAACTCTTTCTGGATAACTTTCATCGCTTATACGATTTATGTCATATTCTCACTGGCCATAAGCAAACATGTGGATTGTTTTACCGGAATACTGTTATTTCAGTTTGTGATAACCTGTCTCTTTTGCACATTCATTGGTTATTTCTTCACCCTGTATGCGGAAAGCAACAATAAAGAAAAACAAATTGAAAAACTAAAAGCCGAAAATCTGCAAAGCCTTTGCAATGCACTTGTCAACCAAATCAATCCCCATTTCTTCTTCAATTCACTCAACAGCGTTTCGGCCCTTGTCCGTGAAGATGAAAAAGAGAAGACGCTGGAATATATCAATAAACTGTCAGGAGTATTCCGTTATATCCTGCAAAGAGATAAAATAGGACTCACTTTTTTGAATGAAGAACTGAACTTTCTGGAGGCTTTCCGCTATACGTTGGAAGTAAGATATGAAAACAAGCTGAAATTTCATATCCATATAGATGATGAGAAACGTAACTTGAAATTGCCGGTATTATCATTGCTTCCCGTGGTAGAGAACGTCGTGAAACATAACATCATTGATAGCTATAATCCGATGGAAATCACATTGTCCACCAATGCCAATGATGAATTAGTCATAGTTAATCCTATCCACGAAAAGCTAGATGCCGGAGAAAGTAGCGGAATCGGACTGGAAAACCTTTCCAAACGTTTCGAACTACTAACAGGGAAAAATATTAGAATAGAAAAAAACAATGGCTGTTTTATGGTTTATTTACCTCTTTTTAACTGA
- a CDS encoding 4Fe-4S dicluster domain-containing protein — translation MLRKIRRTAAIFCFVFTTLLFLDFTGTLHGWFGWLAKIQFVPALLALNVGVVLTFVLLTLLFGRIYCSIICPLGVFQDIISWIAGKRKKNRFRYSPAVGWLRYGVLVIFIIAFIAGVSSVVVMLEPYSAYGRIVSNLFAPLYQWGNNVLAYFSERINSYAFYSVDVWLKSIVTFAVVVVTFAALIILSWRNGRTYCNTICPVGTLLGFISKFSLFKLTFIEEKCGGCGLCARNCKASCIDVKAKRIDQSRCVTCFDCIEKCKFGAMRYAPRRIGNKKETVENSSAVTPEQVGISRRNVLSLITAFIVTNTIKAQQIKVDGGLATIEDKKIPSRKTPIVPPGAVSAKNLKDHCTACQLCVSACPNGVLRPSSKLATFMQPEMSYERGYCRPECTECSQVCPAGAIKPITTADKSAISIGKAVWIKDNCVVNRDNIQCHNCERHCPTGAISLVDKDLSSSNSLKIPVVNKELCIGCGACENLCPARPFSAIYVEGNVRHHSI, via the coding sequence ATGCTAAGAAAAATCAGAAGAACAGCTGCTATTTTTTGTTTTGTCTTCACAACTCTGTTGTTCCTGGATTTTACAGGAACACTTCATGGATGGTTTGGGTGGTTGGCTAAAATACAGTTTGTACCTGCATTGCTGGCATTGAATGTAGGTGTTGTATTAACATTCGTTCTGCTAACTCTGCTTTTCGGCCGTATTTATTGTTCGATAATCTGTCCGCTAGGCGTATTTCAGGATATCATATCATGGATAGCCGGAAAGCGGAAGAAAAATCGTTTCAGGTATTCACCGGCAGTCGGCTGGTTAAGATACGGAGTATTAGTCATATTTATTATCGCTTTTATAGCAGGCGTCAGCTCGGTGGTTGTTATGTTAGAGCCGTATAGTGCATACGGTCGCATTGTTTCCAATTTATTTGCCCCCTTATATCAATGGGGAAATAATGTTCTTGCTTATTTTTCGGAACGGATAAATAGTTATGCGTTTTATTCTGTTGATGTCTGGCTAAAAAGCATCGTAACTTTCGCGGTTGTTGTCGTAACTTTTGCCGCTTTAATTATCCTCTCATGGCGTAACGGACGAACCTATTGTAACACTATTTGTCCCGTAGGTACATTATTGGGCTTTATTTCTAAGTTCTCACTTTTCAAACTGACTTTCATTGAAGAAAAATGTGGCGGATGCGGATTATGCGCCCGCAATTGCAAAGCTTCCTGTATAGATGTAAAGGCGAAGCGCATCGACCAGAGCCGGTGTGTAACGTGCTTCGACTGTATCGAAAAATGTAAATTTGGAGCCATGAGGTATGCTCCACGCAGAATAGGAAATAAAAAGGAGACAGTAGAGAACTCTTCCGCTGTTACGCCAGAACAAGTCGGCATATCACGCCGTAATGTGCTTTCTTTAATAACAGCATTTATTGTCACCAATACGATAAAAGCACAGCAAATAAAGGTGGATGGCGGACTGGCAACCATTGAGGATAAAAAAATACCAAGTAGAAAAACTCCGATTGTACCGCCTGGCGCAGTAAGCGCCAAAAACCTGAAGGATCACTGCACGGCTTGCCAGCTTTGTGTGTCGGCTTGTCCGAACGGTGTCTTACGTCCGTCTAGCAAATTAGCAACATTCATGCAGCCCGAGATGTCATACGAGAGAGGATACTGCCGTCCCGAGTGTACGGAATGTTCGCAGGTCTGTCCTGCAGGTGCCATTAAACCCATTACAACGGCAGATAAATCGGCCATTTCCATCGGTAAGGCTGTTTGGATTAAAGATAATTGTGTGGTAAACAGGGACAATATCCAATGTCATAACTGTGAACGCCATTGTCCTACAGGAGCTATTTCCTTAGTAGATAAGGACCTTAGTTCCAGTAACTCTCTGAAAATACCTGTTGTAAATAAAGAGTTATGTATCGGATGTGGTGCCTGTGAGAATCTTTGTCCGGCTCGTCCGTTCAGCGCAATATATGTAGAAGGAAATGTAAGGCATCATTCGATTTAG
- a CDS encoding cation diffusion facilitator family transporter: MKQREKILIQASWVSIIGNAILSVLKMGIGLFAGSLAVLGDGIDSATDVVISIVTLITARIVSRPPNSNYAYGYEKADSVATKVLSFVIFFAGIQMLISTGKSIIFAEPRELPSVIAIYVTILSMFGKLGLAYYQFHQGKLAESSMLIANAKNMRNDVIISSGVLLGLLFTFVLNMPILDSITGLLISIYIIKSSIDIFLESNVVLMDGVKDTSVYKKIFEAVEQVPGASNPHRVRSRQIGNLYMIVLDIEIDGDLTLNEAHDIANEVEQGIKSSIANVYDIVVHLEPQGKHHEEEKFGLNKDLL, from the coding sequence ATGAAGCAAAGAGAGAAAATTCTAATTCAGGCATCCTGGGTAAGTATTATTGGCAACGCCATCTTATCCGTTCTTAAAATGGGTATCGGCCTTTTTGCAGGCAGTTTGGCTGTGTTGGGAGACGGAATAGATTCCGCCACCGATGTGGTTATATCTATCGTTACTCTCATCACCGCCCGCATTGTAAGTCGTCCACCCAATTCCAATTATGCCTACGGCTATGAAAAAGCCGATAGTGTAGCCACCAAAGTACTCTCCTTTGTCATCTTCTTTGCAGGCATACAGATGCTTATCTCCACCGGCAAAAGTATTATCTTTGCCGAACCCCGCGAACTGCCTTCCGTCATAGCAATCTACGTTACCATACTATCCATGTTCGGCAAACTGGGGCTCGCTTACTATCAGTTTCATCAGGGCAAGCTGGCCGAAAGCTCCATGCTGATAGCCAACGCCAAAAATATGCGTAACGATGTGATAATCTCCTCCGGCGTATTGTTAGGACTGCTGTTTACCTTCGTGCTCAATATGCCCATCCTCGATTCCATCACCGGATTACTAATCAGTATTTATATCATCAAATCTTCCATAGACATCTTTTTGGAGAGCAATGTCGTTCTGATGGACGGTGTAAAAGACACCTCCGTTTATAAAAAAATTTTCGAAGCTGTAGAACAAGTGCCCGGAGCAAGCAATCCTCACCGTGTGCGTTCCCGTCAGATAGGCAATCTGTACATGATCGTGCTCGATATTGAAATTGATGGCGACCTTACGCTCAACGAAGCGCACGACATAGCCAACGAAGTAGAACAAGGCATTAAAAGCTCTATAGCGAACGTATATGACATCGTAGTGCATCTCGAACCTCAGGGAAAGCACCACGAGGAAGAAAAGTTCGGACTCAACAAAGACCTGCTTTAA
- the larE gene encoding ATP-dependent sacrificial sulfur transferase LarE produces MEKLELLKNKIASYGKLCVAYSGGVDSSFLLHVAYQVLGDNAMAVLVDSPVLARRDKTKAVEILVKMGVSYEVVVDDPFHISEFTQNSTMRCYFCKKNDFSQIMEVAKKKGIEPIADGQNADDTVNDHRPGIKAARELGVVSPLAECGLTKQDIRRYSKELGVSTWDKPSNACLASRFPYGFEITQERLAVIEAAEEVLRRRGMEGCRVRWHDNIARIEAPEHYFGTILEMKDIIKELKCLGFKYVTLDLEGFRSGSMN; encoded by the coding sequence ATGGAAAAATTGGAATTGTTAAAGAATAAAATAGCTTCCTATGGCAAGTTATGTGTGGCCTATTCGGGAGGTGTAGATTCTTCGTTTCTATTACATGTAGCTTATCAGGTGCTTGGTGATAATGCGATGGCTGTGCTTGTGGATTCTCCGGTGTTGGCACGAAGGGATAAGACGAAAGCTGTTGAGATATTAGTAAAGATGGGAGTAAGTTACGAGGTTGTGGTGGACGATCCTTTTCACATAAGCGAGTTTACACAGAACAGCACAATGCGATGTTATTTCTGTAAAAAAAATGACTTTTCGCAGATTATGGAAGTGGCAAAGAAAAAAGGGATCGAACCGATAGCCGACGGACAAAATGCGGACGATACAGTAAACGACCATCGTCCGGGAATAAAAGCGGCAAGAGAACTTGGGGTAGTTAGCCCGCTTGCGGAATGCGGATTAACGAAACAGGATATACGGCGTTATAGCAAGGAACTGGGAGTATCGACATGGGATAAGCCATCAAACGCTTGTCTTGCTTCACGTTTTCCTTATGGATTTGAAATTACTCAGGAACGGCTTGCCGTTATCGAAGCCGCAGAGGAAGTGTTGCGTAGACGTGGAATGGAAGGCTGCAGGGTGCGGTGGCACGATAATATAGCACGTATCGAAGCACCGGAGCACTATTTCGGAACTATACTAGAGATGAAAGATATCATAAAAGAGCTGAAATGTCTCGGATTTAAGTATGTTACCCTTGACTTGGAGGGGTTCCGTAGCGGAAGCATGAATTAA
- a CDS encoding aldo/keto reductase, whose protein sequence is MENKDKKEINRRSFLKMVGAGSAAATAALYGCKPSNTVSGEGGSLGEVPKDKMTYRTNPHTGEKVSLLGYGCMRWPLRTNAKGEEEVDQDAVNELIDYALEHGVNYFDTSPVYVRGWSETATGIALKRHPRDKYFIATKLSNMNDDPNIRSYQGSLAMYRKSFRELQTDYIDYYLLHTVGNGGMETFKNRYLDNKVLDFLLKEREAGRIRNLGFSFHGDIAVYDYLLATDIKWDFVQIQLNYIDWQHATGYNTNAEYLLTELEKRNIPAVIMEPLLGGRLSRVPSQALAIMNEVHPEDSAAQWAFRYAGTPKSVLTVLSGMVYLEHLQENIRTYSPLKPLNKQEYNALERVTEIMLNADYVQCTECQYCMPCPYGIDIPGVFGHYNRIVSAGYMLKTSKDENYKKARRAFLVGYDRSVPKLRQANHCIGCEECMVHCPQRIKIPEEMARIDKFTEQLKQKLSF, encoded by the coding sequence ATGGAAAACAAGGATAAAAAAGAAATAAATCGCAGGAGTTTTCTTAAAATGGTAGGTGCTGGTTCGGCTGCCGCTACTGCTGCCTTATATGGATGTAAACCGAGTAATACGGTATCTGGAGAAGGAGGTTCTCTGGGCGAAGTCCCTAAGGATAAGATGACTTACCGTACTAATCCGCATACGGGAGAAAAAGTGTCATTATTAGGATATGGTTGCATGCGTTGGCCTTTGCGGACAAACGCCAAAGGTGAAGAAGAAGTGGATCAGGATGCCGTTAACGAATTAATAGATTACGCCCTTGAACACGGAGTTAACTATTTCGATACTTCTCCTGTATATGTCAGAGGATGGTCGGAGACCGCTACAGGCATTGCTTTGAAGCGTCATCCCCGCGATAAATATTTTATTGCGACTAAATTGTCTAATATGAACGATGATCCGAATATACGTTCTTATCAAGGTTCTCTGGCAATGTATCGGAAATCCTTTAGGGAACTTCAGACAGATTATATTGATTATTACCTGCTGCATACTGTCGGTAACGGAGGAATGGAAACTTTCAAGAACCGCTATTTAGATAATAAAGTATTGGATTTTTTATTGAAAGAACGAGAAGCAGGCCGCATTCGTAATCTAGGATTTTCGTTTCATGGAGATATTGCGGTTTACGATTATTTATTGGCAACTGATATAAAATGGGATTTTGTTCAGATACAATTAAACTATATCGACTGGCAACACGCAACCGGATATAATACGAATGCCGAATATCTATTAACTGAATTAGAAAAGCGTAATATACCGGCCGTAATTATGGAACCGCTTTTAGGAGGACGGCTTTCGAGAGTGCCTTCACAAGCGTTGGCTATAATGAACGAAGTACACCCTGAAGATAGTGCGGCTCAATGGGCTTTCCGCTATGCGGGTACGCCGAAGAGTGTATTGACAGTACTAAGCGGTATGGTATATTTAGAGCATTTGCAAGAAAATATCCGAACATATTCACCTCTTAAGCCACTAAATAAACAAGAATATAATGCACTGGAGAGAGTGACTGAAATAATGTTGAATGCCGATTATGTGCAGTGCACCGAATGTCAATATTGCATGCCTTGTCCTTATGGGATTGATATACCGGGTGTTTTCGGACACTACAATCGCATAGTAAGCGCAGGATACATGCTGAAAACTTCAAAGGATGAAAATTATAAGAAAGCACGCAGGGCATTCCTTGTCGGATATGACCGTAGTGTGCCTAAGCTACGACAGGCCAATCATTGCATCGGTTGTGAAGAATGTATGGTACATTGCCCGCAACGCATTAAGATTCCGGAAGAAATGGCACGGATCGACAAATTCACGGAACAGCTAAAACAGAAGTTAAGCTTCTGA
- the larB gene encoding nickel pincer cofactor biosynthesis protein LarB, protein MDIMNLLEKVKDGNLAVEDAAEQLKSFPFDDLGYAVIDHHRQLRNGCPEVIYCAGKTVEQVEGIVKNMLEIGHSNVLATRANDTIAEAILRMCPDAEWNSLARTVVIKRNPVAITGGGKILVITGGTSDIPVADEALVTAEFLGNEVERMFDVGVAGIHRLLSKLDIIRSANVIIVIAGMEGALASVVGGLTDKPVVAVPTSVGYGASFGGVSALLSMLNSCANGVSVVNIDNGFGAAYIANSMNKLNLSK, encoded by the coding sequence ATGGATATAATGAATCTGTTGGAAAAGGTGAAAGATGGCAACCTGGCTGTTGAAGATGCTGCGGAACAGTTGAAAAGTTTCCCGTTCGACGATCTTGGTTATGCTGTGATAGACCATCATCGTCAGCTACGTAATGGTTGTCCGGAAGTTATATACTGTGCCGGTAAGACAGTGGAACAGGTTGAAGGAATCGTAAAAAACATGCTGGAGATAGGACATTCTAATGTTCTTGCTACCAGGGCTAACGACACTATCGCAGAGGCTATCCTTCGAATGTGCCCTGATGCGGAGTGGAACTCATTAGCCCGTACCGTTGTGATAAAACGAAATCCTGTAGCAATTACCGGTGGGGGGAAAATTCTTGTTATCACGGGGGGAACATCCGATATCCCGGTTGCTGACGAAGCATTGGTTACGGCTGAATTTCTCGGTAACGAAGTGGAAAGGATGTTCGATGTGGGGGTGGCAGGCATTCACCGTTTGCTGTCCAAACTTGATATTATCCGGTCAGCTAATGTCATTATTGTTATTGCGGGAATGGAGGGGGCGCTAGCGAGCGTTGTCGGTGGATTGACCGATAAGCCGGTTGTTGCGGTTCCTACAAGTGTTGGTTACGGAGCTAGTTTCGGAGGTGTTTCCGCATTGCTATCAATGCTCAATTCCTGTGCAAACGGCGTTTCCGTGGTCAATATTGATAACGGATTCGGAGCCGCCTATATCGCCAATAGTATGAATAAGTTAAACCTTTCTAAATAA
- a CDS encoding nitronate monooxygenase family protein: MKLLTIGDLKARIPIIQGGMGVGVSLSGLASAVANEGGIGTISSAGLGLIYNKLSANFAEAGILGLKEEIRKAREKAKGIIAVNVMVAMTNFADMVKTAIAEKVDIIFSGAGLPLDLPSYLEEDSTTKLVPIVSSARAVKIICEKWVGHYNYLPDAVVVEGPKAGGHLGFKLNQITDEDFSLEEILPLVVAEVSLFEQKYNKKIPVIAAGGIYTGEDIYRMMQLGASGVQMGTRFVTTDECDASYAFKEQYLNAKEIDIEIIKSPVGMPGRAIISSFIQQVKEGIKQPKSCPFHCIKTCDISKSPYCIMLALYSAFKGNFSNGYAFAGANAYRATRIMSVKETISDLMKEWKEKEFLSKK; encoded by the coding sequence ATGAAACTATTGACTATCGGAGACTTGAAAGCTCGTATCCCTATTATTCAAGGCGGAATGGGTGTTGGTGTCTCTTTATCCGGCTTAGCATCAGCTGTAGCCAATGAAGGTGGTATTGGAACTATTTCCAGTGCCGGTTTGGGACTTATATATAATAAGCTATCCGCTAATTTTGCTGAAGCTGGTATTTTAGGTCTTAAAGAAGAGATAAGAAAAGCGCGTGAAAAAGCAAAAGGAATTATTGCTGTAAATGTAATGGTAGCTATGACCAACTTTGCCGATATGGTAAAAACAGCTATTGCAGAAAAAGTTGATATCATATTCAGTGGAGCCGGTCTTCCACTTGATTTGCCGAGCTATTTAGAAGAAGATAGTACCACAAAGCTTGTACCTATTGTCTCCTCTGCCCGTGCAGTGAAAATTATCTGTGAGAAGTGGGTGGGGCATTATAACTACTTGCCGGATGCAGTTGTTGTAGAAGGGCCCAAGGCCGGCGGACACCTTGGATTCAAGCTAAATCAGATTACAGACGAGGATTTTTCTCTCGAAGAGATTCTGCCTCTGGTAGTAGCTGAAGTGTCTTTGTTCGAGCAAAAATACAACAAGAAGATTCCCGTTATAGCAGCGGGAGGTATTTATACGGGAGAAGATATCTATCGTATGATGCAACTGGGGGCTTCAGGCGTACAGATGGGAACCCGCTTTGTTACCACAGATGAGTGCGATGCCTCTTATGCTTTTAAAGAACAATATCTTAATGCCAAAGAAATAGATATTGAAATAATAAAGAGCCCCGTAGGCATGCCTGGTCGTGCTATTATCAGCTCTTTTATTCAGCAAGTGAAAGAAGGCATTAAGCAACCCAAATCCTGTCCTTTTCATTGTATTAAAACGTGCGATATATCTAAAAGCCCGTACTGCATTATGTTGGCTCTTTACAGTGCCTTCAAAGGTAACTTCAGTAATGGCTATGCTTTTGCCGGAGCAAATGCTTATAGGGCAACCCGGATTATGAGCGTAAAAGAGACCATCTCCGATTTAATGAAAGAGTGGAAAGAAAAAGAATTTCTCTCGAAGAAATAA
- the larC gene encoding nickel pincer cofactor biosynthesis protein LarC: MKILYFDCFSGISGDMTLAALLDLGVDNDLLVSELRKLNVDGWEIKLSDLPKHGIGAKHVDVVLRTEAVEDEHVHGHLHSHEHEHETEKHPHVHRNMEDIAAIIDKSGISPGAKKLAKSIFMRLAVAEAKVHGTTPEKVHFHEVGAVDSIIDIVGVAICIDILSPDKIYASVLHDGYGFVKCQHGTIPVPVPAVTEVLSERGAVIKQLDIEGEMMTPTGAAIVAELAERFGPMPLMKITKIGYGAGKKDFDIPNILRLTLGETVEKEESDSIMVIETNVDDSTPEILGYVMEKLFGAGAWDVFFIPIYMKKCRPATMINVICDLGSVTQMENILFSETSTIGIRKYPVGRRCLPRKPIMLTTPFGEVKGKKIEQGETSRITIEYDDACRLARENNVPLIDVYNSINNPG, from the coding sequence ATGAAAATATTGTATTTCGATTGTTTTTCGGGTATTAGCGGTGATATGACCCTTGCGGCTCTGCTTGATCTTGGAGTTGATAATGATTTACTCGTTTCGGAATTGAGAAAACTAAATGTAGACGGCTGGGAAATAAAGCTGTCTGACCTGCCAAAACACGGAATCGGTGCAAAGCATGTAGATGTAGTGTTACGAACCGAAGCGGTCGAAGATGAACATGTGCATGGGCATTTGCACTCTCATGAACATGAACATGAAACCGAGAAACATCCCCATGTTCATCGTAATATGGAGGATATTGCTGCGATTATAGACAAAAGCGGGATTTCGCCAGGTGCAAAAAAACTAGCCAAATCTATTTTCATGCGCTTGGCTGTTGCCGAAGCGAAAGTACACGGGACTACGCCGGAAAAGGTTCATTTCCATGAAGTAGGCGCTGTTGATTCGATCATTGATATTGTCGGTGTGGCAATCTGTATTGATATACTTTCTCCGGATAAGATCTATGCTTCTGTATTACATGATGGGTATGGATTTGTTAAATGTCAGCATGGTACTATTCCTGTTCCTGTTCCGGCGGTTACCGAGGTTCTCTCCGAAAGAGGGGCTGTAATAAAACAACTCGATATAGAAGGTGAAATGATGACTCCCACAGGTGCGGCTATTGTGGCCGAACTAGCCGAAAGATTTGGCCCCATGCCGTTAATGAAAATTACAAAAATAGGTTACGGGGCAGGAAAAAAGGATTTTGACATACCCAATATCTTGCGCCTTACACTGGGAGAAACGGTGGAGAAAGAGGAAAGTGACTCGATAATGGTCATTGAAACCAATGTAGATGACAGCACTCCCGAGATTCTCGGTTATGTGATGGAAAAGCTTTTCGGCGCCGGTGCGTGGGATGTGTTCTTCATTCCTATTTACATGAAGAAATGCCGCCCGGCAACGATGATTAATGTTATATGTGACTTAGGATCGGTAACGCAGATGGAAAATATTCTTTTCAGTGAAACATCGACTATAGGTATACGTAAGTATCCGGTTGGCAGGAGGTGCCTCCCACGTAAACCGATTATGCTTACAACACCTTTCGGGGAAGTGAAAGGAAAGAAGATAGAACAGGGCGAGACATCGCGGATTACCATCGAATATGATGATGCGTGCAGGCTTGCTAGGGAAAATAATGTTCCGCTGATTGATGTTTATAATAGTATTAATAATCCGGGGTAG
- a CDS encoding LytTR family DNA-binding domain-containing protein — translation MKALIVEDETVAYTNLKRILYDLNLGIEVVGNTESVVRTAKWLQESQHLIDIIFMDIHLSDGSAFKIFEIVDVKTPIIFTTAFDQYAIEAFKVNSIDYLLKPIEAGEVKHAIEKFRERTKRDIHEYLNILPRLAHQDKYPEKILIPFNDKIFPVAVSNISCFYTTEVKTIVILKDGTSFPYKKTLEYINHSLNPDLFFRANKQYIISKDSVKNITIWFDNRLLVTLHTELPENLYISKNKAAEFKQWLAG, via the coding sequence ATGAAAGCATTGATTGTAGAAGATGAAACAGTAGCCTATACCAATCTCAAAAGAATATTATACGACCTTAATTTAGGCATTGAGGTTGTAGGTAATACAGAAAGTGTTGTACGGACGGCCAAATGGTTACAAGAATCCCAACACCTTATTGACATAATCTTTATGGATATTCATCTCTCAGATGGTTCAGCCTTTAAAATATTCGAAATAGTCGATGTAAAAACACCTATCATTTTCACAACGGCCTTTGACCAGTATGCAATTGAAGCGTTCAAAGTAAATAGTATAGACTACCTGCTGAAACCAATTGAAGCCGGAGAGGTGAAGCATGCGATAGAAAAATTCAGGGAACGAACTAAACGGGATATTCATGAGTATCTAAATATCCTGCCACGTCTGGCGCATCAGGATAAATATCCGGAAAAAATCCTCATTCCGTTTAATGATAAAATATTTCCGGTAGCAGTTAGTAATATTTCCTGTTTTTACACCACAGAAGTGAAAACGATAGTCATCCTTAAAGACGGTACTTCCTTTCCTTATAAAAAAACACTGGAATACATAAATCATTCATTGAACCCCGACCTGTTTTTTCGGGCTAACAAGCAATATATCATCTCCAAAGACAGTGTGAAAAACATAACAATCTGGTTCGATAACCGATTATTGGTCACCCTTCATACCGAACTTCCGGAAAATCTGTATATCAGCAAGAATAAAGCAGCCGAATTCAAACAATGGTTGGCTGGATAA
- a CDS encoding SagB/ThcOx family dehydrogenase has protein sequence MKIVSCISIMFFLVATMNAQDLKQIKLPTPNKTKGASIMKAFNDRHSDRTFASDKLSQQDLSDLLWATNGINRPDGKRTAPSCMNFQEVGVYVIFPEGAYRYDEKAHALTLLTEGDYRTAVAGGQDFAKTAPLSIVLSADLTRFGGTINEGAKLMASVDIGIVCQNINLACAGLGLATVPRATMDKNTLKKVLKLKDTDLLLMNNPVGYPKK, from the coding sequence ATGAAAATTGTATCATGTATATCAATTATGTTCTTTTTGGTTGCAACTATGAATGCTCAAGATCTGAAGCAAATTAAATTACCTACTCCGAACAAAACAAAAGGAGCTTCAATAATGAAAGCATTCAATGACCGTCATTCCGATCGCACCTTTGCTTCGGATAAACTTTCTCAACAGGATCTTTCGGATTTACTATGGGCTACAAACGGCATAAATCGTCCGGATGGCAAACGTACCGCTCCTTCGTGCATGAATTTTCAAGAAGTAGGAGTATATGTTATTTTCCCCGAAGGTGCCTATCGTTATGATGAAAAAGCACATGCATTGACATTGCTTACCGAGGGTGATTACCGAACGGCTGTAGCAGGCGGACAGGATTTTGCAAAAACCGCCCCGCTTAGCATTGTCCTTTCCGCAGATTTAACACGCTTTGGCGGAACAATCAATGAGGGCGCTAAACTAATGGCTTCTGTTGATATAGGTATCGTCTGCCAAAATATTAATCTTGCATGTGCCGGGTTAGGACTGGCAACTGTGCCTCGCGCAACGATGGACAAAAACACACTAAAAAAAGTATTGAAATTGAAGGATACCGATTTATTACTCATGAATAATCCGGTAGGATATCCCAAAAAATAA